A portion of the Lolium rigidum isolate FL_2022 chromosome 1, APGP_CSIRO_Lrig_0.1, whole genome shotgun sequence genome contains these proteins:
- the LOC124663867 gene encoding myb family transcription factor MPH1-like — protein MRGFERRGVRQYNRSDEPRMRWTEELHRQFIEAVDCLGGADEATPKRILQLMGLKGVSISHIKSHLQMYRSSSSSSNNNSPPNEPLDRREDHCADGDSTAAVVPDQINACYAFPRHGVHHSSYPFGSLCRPPSIEEVLSTWEESKGRLPCKSSNNILITARKEIVWPSQCSNTLQTKNWTATGCDLTLSVGRQWEEEVVATSSNGNDRTTKIEEAAPPARDRAGLNLDLNLNFNFNLSVPSSSWLTQHY, from the exons ATGAGAGGATTTGAGAGGAGAGGCGTCCGGCAGTACAACAGGTCCGACGAGCCGAGGATGCGGTGGACGGAGGAGCTGCACCGGCAGTTCATTGAGGCCGTAGACTGCCTCGGCGGCGCTGATG AGGCAACTCCGAAGCGGATTCTTCAGCTGATGGGCTTGAAGGGAGTCAGCATATCCCACATCAAGAGCCATCTTCAGATGTATAGATCAAGCTCTAGCTCTAGCAACAACAACAGTCCACCCAATGAGCCCCTGGATCGTCGGGAAGATCACTGCGCTGATGGGGACAGCACGGCGGCAGTGGTCCCAGACCAGATCAACGCTTGTTACGCCTTTCCTCGCCACGGCGTCCACCACTCCTCGTATCCGT TTGGATCGCTGTGCAGACCACCGTCGATCGAAGAAGTTCTCAGTACCTGGGAGGAGAGTAAAGGGCGTCTTCCATGTAAATCCAGCAACAACATACTGATTACAGCACGGAAG GAAATCGTCTGGCCATCTCAGTGTAGCAATACACTTCAAACCAAGAATTGGACGGCTACAGGGTGTGACCTGACGTTGTCGGTCGGGAGACAGTGGGAGGAGGAGGTTGTTGCGACGagcagcaacggcaacgacagaaccacgaaaatcgaggaggccgcgccgccggcaaggGATCGAGCCGGTCTAAACCTTGATCTTAATCTCAActtcaacttcaacctctccgtcCCATCTTCTTCTTGGCTCACCCAACATTATTGA